In Betaproteobacteria bacterium, the following proteins share a genomic window:
- a CDS encoding group II truncated hemoglobin, whose product MCSRPDQDTREDCPIADSEKARALELELGALPASNPVRVAAPSVASQPAVNGGSTVRHNPHFGRIGDEAAIERLVERFYHYMDSLPEAATVRAMHPADLAPVKAVLVRFLIEWTGGPQRYSEVRGQPRLRRKHVPFAIGVAERDAWMACMTRALADTVADVELRDELGRAFFKTANFLRNDEGNLHDHHR is encoded by the coding sequence ATGTGTTCACGACCTGATCAAGACACGCGCGAGGACTGTCCGATTGCCGACTCGGAGAAAGCCCGCGCGCTCGAGCTGGAGCTCGGTGCGCTGCCGGCGTCGAACCCGGTGCGGGTCGCTGCGCCGTCCGTGGCGTCGCAGCCCGCGGTCAACGGCGGGTCCACCGTGCGCCACAATCCGCACTTCGGACGCATCGGCGACGAGGCGGCAATCGAGCGTCTCGTCGAACGTTTCTACCACTACATGGATTCGCTGCCCGAGGCGGCGACGGTCCGCGCCATGCATCCGGCCGACCTTGCGCCGGTGAAGGCGGTGCTGGTGCGCTTCCTGATCGAGTGGACCGGCGGTCCGCAGCGCTATTCCGAGGTGCGCGGCCAGCCGCGCCTGCGCCGCAAGCACGTGCCGTTTGCGATCGGCGTCGCAGAGCGCGACGCCTGGATGGCGTGCATGACGCGCGCCCTGGCTGACACCGTCGCCGACGTCGAACTGCGCGACGAACTCGGGCGTGCATTCTTCAAGACGGCAAATTTTCTACGCAACGACGAAGGGAACCTCCATGACCACCATAGATAA